DNA sequence from the Spirochaetota bacterium genome:
AGCAATGCAGTGCGGCTGCGGAAAGAAGGAATGTGAAGCATGTGCTCCAATTCTAAAATTGGCTGAAACGCTTGATACCTATATTCCAGAACCAAAGCGTGATAGAGATAAGCCTTTCCTAATGCCTATTGAAGACGTATTTTCAATAACCGGCCGTGGTACAGTTGTAACAGGAAGAATTGAGCGAGGCGTTGTACGAACAGGTGATGAAGTTGAAATAGTGGGTTTTGGCGAAACCAAAAAGACGGTTGTTACCGGAGTTGAAATGTTTAGAAAAGTTCTTGATGAAGGTATCGCTGGTGACAACGTTGGTTGTCTGCTTCGTGGTATTGGCAAAGATGAAGTTGAGCGAGGTCAGGTACTTGCAAAACCGGGATCAATTACACCTCATAAGAAATTTGAAGCTGAAGTATACGTATTATCAAAAGAAGAAGGTGGTCGTCACACTCCATTTTTCAGCAACTACCGTCCACAATTTTATTTTAGAACCACTGATGTTACCGGTATTATACAGTTGCCTGAAGGTGTGGAAATGGTTATGCCAGGTGACAATATTAAGATGACTGTTGAGCTAATAACACCTGTTGCAATGGAAGAAACTCTCAGATTTGCAATACGAGAAGGTGGACGAACAGTTGGTGCTGGTGTAGTTTCTAAAATATTAGAGTAAATTCTATTGATTTGTACATAAGCTTATATGATAGTTGTCAGGCTGGTGTGATATCAACCTGACAACTATTTACGATATATTTGAAAATTTATCTGTTTAGAAGATTGTATGTATACGATCTGTTTGTACGTAAAAATTTGATATATCTTGAGTGAAAGAAGGGTATTACTGTGGCAAAGCTTACGGGACAGCGAATAAGAGTAAAATTGAGATCATTTGATCCATATTTATTAGATCAATCGGCAGCTAAGATAGTTGCGACTACTAACAGGAGTGGGGCAAAAGTAGCAGGGCCTATACCGCTACCCACACGGATTGAAAAATTCTGCGTTTTGCGATCACCTCATGTTAATAAGAAGTCGCGTGAGCAGTTTGAAATACGAACTCATAAGCGCCTGATCGATATCATCGATCCTAATTCTGATACAGTTGAAGCGCTTATGAAGTTGGAATTGCCTGCTGGTGTTTCTGTAGATATAAAATCATAATTACTTCATCATATAAGGAAGTTTAGTAGAGAGCTCTTGATAAAGAGTATGATAGTCTTATAATCGATGCATGGGATAAGAAAATGAAAAAGGCGTTAATTGGCAGAAAGATAGGCATGAGTCAGATTTTTTTAGACGATGGGACAGTGATTCCTGTTACTGTGTGTGAGCTTGGTCCATGTATTGTGGTCCAGAAGAAAACCGTTGAAAGGGATGGCTATAATGCATTGAAACTTGGATTTGGTGAAGCAAAAGCGCATCGTCTAACCAAACCTATATTAGAAGATTTAAAGAAGAGAAATCTTCCGTTGCTGAAAGTATTCAAAGAAGTTGATAATTTTGATGAAAATCTTCAGGTAGGAAGCGTGATAACATGTGATATATTTTCTGAAAATCAGGTGGTGGATGTTACCGGTGTATCTAAAGGGAAAGGATTTGCTGGTGTAATAAAGAGACATGGGTTCCACGGAGGAAGGGAAACGCATGGTTCTAATTTTCACAGAGCACCAGGATCCATGGGAGCAAATACATTCCCTGCTGAAGTATGGAAGGGAAAACGATTGCCGGGAAGGCATGGTGGAAAAACCGTAACAGTGAAAAATTTGAAGATAGTAAAAATAATTAAAGACAAGAATCTGGTATTAATATCTGGTGCTATTCCTGGTACCGTTAATTCAATTATTACAGTACGAAGCAAATAGGCAGGATTATTATGGTTGTTGATGTATACACAGTTGATGGAAAAGTAAAAGGTCAAATTGAGCTGAATGAGACCATCTTTAATGCAAAGATTAATGATGTGCTGATATATGAACTTATCAAAGCTGCAAATGCCAATTTGCGTCAGGGGACCCATGATACTAAAGAGCGTTCTTTAGTCTCAGGAGGTGGCGCAAAACCATGGCGCCAAAAAGGCACAGGGAGAGCTCGTCAAGGGTCAATACGTGCACCGCAATGGAAAGGTGGTGGCACTGTGTTTGGACCACACCCGCGTGATTATAGGATTGAATTGCCTAAAAGCATAAAGCAGGAAGCTTATAGGTCGCTTTTGTCACTGAAATTTAAAGAAGGGGCTATTAAAATTGTTGAGGATTTTTCGGTAGCAAATGGCAAAACAAAGGAGATAGCTACTATAGCTAAAAAGCTTAATGTAACAAAAGGTGTACTGATCACTGATAGTGATGATGCATTGTTAAAACGAGCAATCCGAAATATTCCTTGGTTTATATATAACAATGTAAAGCGGTTATCAAGCAGGGATATATTCTATACAAGGACAGTTCTTATAACCGAGAGCGCTGCAAAAATTATTAATTCGAAGTATGCAAAAGGTGAGTAAGTTATGGATGTGAACGATATCATAATACGCCCAGTCATCACTGAAAAGGCAACTGAGCTTGCAAAACTCAATAAGTATGTTTTCAGAGTACATAAGAAGGCAAATAAGGATATGATAGAGAAGGCTATACGAAGTATTTTTGGTGTCACACCGGTAAAAGTCAATGTTATGATAGTGAGGGGCAAGCGAAAAAGAGTACGATATAACTATGGATATACAGCTTCATGGAAAAAGGCGATAGTTACGCTGAAAGAAGGCGATAAAATAGATGTTTTTGAAACAAAATAAGAAATTTTTACTATAAGCGATAAAGGTAA
Encoded proteins:
- a CDS encoding elongation factor Tu; this encodes KEHVLLARQVNVPYIIVFLNKVDMLDPADRDELVELVEMEIRDLLNKYEFPGDTIPIIPGSALKAMQCGCGKKECEACAPILKLAETLDTYIPEPKRDRDKPFLMPIEDVFSITGRGTVVTGRIERGVVRTGDEVEIVGFGETKKTVVTGVEMFRKVLDEGIAGDNVGCLLRGIGKDEVERGQVLAKPGSITPHKKFEAEVYVLSKEEGGRHTPFFSNYRPQFYFRTTDVTGIIQLPEGVEMVMPGDNIKMTVELITPVAMEETLRFAIREGGRTVGAGVVSKILE
- the rplW gene encoding 50S ribosomal protein L23, which translates into the protein MDVNDIIIRPVITEKATELAKLNKYVFRVHKKANKDMIEKAIRSIFGVTPVKVNVMIVRGKRKRVRYNYGYTASWKKAIVTLKEGDKIDVFETK
- the rplD gene encoding 50S ribosomal protein L4, with the protein product MVVDVYTVDGKVKGQIELNETIFNAKINDVLIYELIKAANANLRQGTHDTKERSLVSGGGAKPWRQKGTGRARQGSIRAPQWKGGGTVFGPHPRDYRIELPKSIKQEAYRSLLSLKFKEGAIKIVEDFSVANGKTKEIATIAKKLNVTKGVLITDSDDALLKRAIRNIPWFIYNNVKRLSSRDIFYTRTVLITESAAKIINSKYAKGE
- the rplC gene encoding 50S ribosomal protein L3; translated protein: MKKALIGRKIGMSQIFLDDGTVIPVTVCELGPCIVVQKKTVERDGYNALKLGFGEAKAHRLTKPILEDLKKRNLPLLKVFKEVDNFDENLQVGSVITCDIFSENQVVDVTGVSKGKGFAGVIKRHGFHGGRETHGSNFHRAPGSMGANTFPAEVWKGKRLPGRHGGKTVTVKNLKIVKIIKDKNLVLISGAIPGTVNSIITVRSK
- the rpsJ gene encoding 30S ribosomal protein S10, coding for MAKLTGQRIRVKLRSFDPYLLDQSAAKIVATTNRSGAKVAGPIPLPTRIEKFCVLRSPHVNKKSREQFEIRTHKRLIDIIDPNSDTVEALMKLELPAGVSVDIKS